In the Candidatus Electrothrix sp. GW3-4 genome, one interval contains:
- a CDS encoding aryl-sulfate sulfotransferase: MRYTIYSILAVTVLMSSTAGTQQVLSATTVKSSIPATATTATTGSVGFLPAVFSLLLNTTVDTEIVAEGYNLFAPLSDTTTYLMDNDGNTVHTWASSYTPGHAVYLLENGQLLHTGKADNTTFEGGGAGGIVETIDWDGTVTWEYSYSSSEHLQHHDTVMLPSGNFLLIAWQYKTRTEALDAGRNPSLLTEAKLWPDSVIEVEPTGVTTGNIVWEWHVWDHLIQDYDATKDNYGTVADHPELVDLNYVQNGTADWTHINAIKYSEDFDQILVSVRNLSEIWVIDHSTTTAEAAGHSGGNSGKGGDLLYRWGNPAVYGAGDSTDQQLFVQHDAEWIEAGSPGEGNILIFNNGTGRSDGDYSSIVEIEPPVDASGNYTLASGESYGPSAPTWTYTAATPTDFYANRISGQQRQSNGNTLICNGPDGYFFEVNSNGETVWEYDYGNRVFRVERYPFAYSGFDGTDLDDE, encoded by the coding sequence ATGCGCTATACCATATATAGCATTCTGGCCGTCACTGTACTCATGAGCAGCACTGCCGGCACCCAACAAGTCTTGTCTGCAACGACCGTAAAATCATCCATTCCAGCAACAGCAACAACGGCAACAACAGGAAGTGTCGGTTTTCTGCCTGCCGTGTTTTCCCTGCTGCTCAATACAACAGTGGACACAGAGATCGTTGCGGAGGGCTATAACCTGTTTGCGCCCCTGAGCGATACCACCACCTATCTCATGGACAATGACGGCAACACGGTGCATACCTGGGCCTCAAGCTATACGCCCGGACATGCGGTCTATCTCCTGGAAAACGGGCAACTGCTGCATACGGGCAAGGCGGACAACACCACCTTTGAAGGAGGCGGTGCAGGAGGCATCGTGGAGACCATTGACTGGGACGGCACGGTCACCTGGGAGTACAGCTATTCCAGCAGCGAGCACTTGCAGCACCACGATACTGTCATGCTGCCCAGCGGTAATTTTCTCCTGATCGCCTGGCAGTACAAGACCAGAACCGAGGCCCTTGACGCGGGCCGGAATCCCTCCCTGCTCACCGAAGCCAAACTCTGGCCGGATAGCGTGATAGAGGTGGAGCCCACTGGTGTGACCACGGGGAATATCGTGTGGGAATGGCATGTGTGGGATCACCTGATCCAGGACTATGACGCAACAAAGGATAACTATGGAACGGTAGCGGATCATCCTGAACTGGTGGATTTGAACTACGTACAGAATGGCACTGCGGACTGGACTCATATCAATGCCATCAAGTACAGCGAGGACTTTGACCAGATCCTGGTCAGCGTGCGCAACCTGAGCGAGATCTGGGTGATCGACCATAGCACCACTACGGCGGAGGCGGCCGGGCATAGCGGCGGCAACAGCGGCAAGGGCGGCGACCTGCTCTATCGCTGGGGCAATCCGGCAGTGTACGGGGCAGGAGACAGCACGGATCAGCAGCTCTTTGTCCAGCACGATGCCGAGTGGATTGAGGCTGGCTCCCCCGGAGAGGGTAATATCCTCATCTTTAACAACGGCACTGGCCGAAGTGACGGGGACTACTCCTCCATAGTCGAGATAGAGCCGCCTGTGGACGCCTCAGGCAACTACACCTTGGCGAGCGGAGAGTCCTACGGTCCCTCCGCACCGACCTGGACCTATACCGCAGCCACGCCGACCGACTTCTATGCCAATCGTATTTCCGGCCAGCAGCGCCAGTCCAACGGTAACACCCTGATCTGCAACGGTCCCGACGGCTACTTTTTCGAGGTGAATAGTAACGGTGAAACTGTGTGGGAATACGACTATGGCAATAGGGTTTTTCGGGTGGAGCGTTACCCCTTTGCTTACTCCGGGTTTGACGGCACAGATCTGGATGACGAGTAA
- the moaA gene encoding GTP 3',8-cyclase MoaA — translation MPARKNSLYSIGSSDSMELKDLFSRTVSYLRLSLTDRCNLKCLYCVAEEDRSRCSPRLDHQDLLSYEELLRVVRVAVAMGISKLRLTGGEPLVRKDVMRFIDQLAKIDNLNDIRITTNGVLLEKFAEPLADAGIRKINISLDTLRPERFFRITGVDCFAQVWRGIERAQAVGFAPIKLNTVVMRGINDDELEGFVRMSRETAMQIRFIEFMPIGSSSSWDKDVYMSSDEIMGRIRELGELIPVSRGKADGPATMFRVGKDAKGKIGLISPISHRFCDRCNRLRLTSEGMLRSCLLDDRETDLRSVLRQGGTDQEIQQALLAAVRNKPKGHQMEERLKNQGENCHGRMSRIGG, via the coding sequence ATGCCTGCAAGAAAAAACAGTTTATACAGCATTGGTTCATCGGACAGCATGGAATTAAAGGATTTGTTCTCCCGAACTGTTTCGTATTTGCGTTTGTCACTCACAGATCGCTGTAACCTGAAATGCCTTTACTGTGTAGCAGAAGAGGATCGTTCCAGGTGTTCTCCCCGTCTTGATCATCAAGATCTGCTCAGCTATGAAGAACTGCTGCGGGTTGTCCGGGTGGCTGTTGCAATGGGAATCTCCAAACTACGCCTCACCGGTGGGGAACCACTTGTCCGCAAAGATGTCATGCGTTTTATAGACCAATTGGCAAAAATTGACAACCTCAACGATATACGAATAACAACGAATGGTGTCCTGCTGGAAAAATTTGCAGAGCCCTTGGCTGATGCAGGTATCAGAAAGATTAATATCAGCCTGGATACGCTCAGGCCAGAACGTTTCTTCCGTATCACCGGGGTGGATTGTTTTGCCCAGGTATGGAGGGGGATTGAACGGGCCCAGGCCGTTGGTTTTGCTCCTATCAAGCTGAATACGGTGGTTATGCGGGGGATTAATGATGATGAACTGGAAGGGTTTGTCAGGATGTCGCGAGAGACAGCAATGCAGATTCGTTTTATCGAGTTCATGCCTATCGGTTCCTCGTCAAGCTGGGACAAAGATGTCTATATGTCCTCAGATGAGATTATGGGGCGCATCAGAGAGCTGGGAGAACTGATCCCGGTGTCCAGGGGCAAGGCCGACGGGCCTGCAACCATGTTCAGGGTCGGGAAGGACGCAAAGGGGAAAATAGGCCTTATCAGTCCAATCAGTCACCGCTTCTGTGACCGCTGCAACCGGCTGCGTCTTACCTCCGAGGGCATGCTCCGCTCCTGCCTCCTTGATGACCGGGAAACCGATCTCCGTTCTGTTCTTCGCCAGGGAGGGACCGACCAGGAGATCCAGCAGGCCCTGCTGGCTGCGGTCCGTAATAAACCCAAGGGGCATCAGATGGAGGAGCGCCTTAAGAATCAAGGAGAGAACTGTCATGGCAGGATGTCGCGGATTGGAGGGTAG
- the tsaD gene encoding tRNA (adenosine(37)-N6)-threonylcarbamoyltransferase complex transferase subunit TsaD: MFILAIETSCDDTAAAVLEADRRVLASVVSSQFEVHAQFGGIVPELASRCHIEAIWPVVNQALTDAGVSLQDIELITATRGPGLVGSLLVGFTFAKAVALVRQIPCTGVDHLAGHLLAILLEKEEQRPTFPYTALVVSGGNTSLFAVDSTTEFRLLGRTRDDAAGEAFDKVAKLLDLGYPGGPTVSRLAKQGDADAISFPRAWLAKDSLDFSFSGLKTSVANYVNQCRQKDRPVPTEDICASFEQAVVDVLVEKTLCAAEQAGHQQVVIGGGVAANNKLRQQLKARCAEAGFRCFTPSPEYCTDNAAMIGLAGYFQFIAGSTVGPDTDAFSRSPLN; this comes from the coding sequence ATGTTCATACTTGCCATAGAAACTTCCTGCGATGATACTGCAGCAGCTGTTCTGGAGGCTGATCGCCGAGTGTTGGCCAGTGTGGTCAGCAGCCAATTCGAGGTGCATGCCCAGTTCGGCGGAATTGTCCCGGAATTGGCTTCTCGTTGTCATATCGAAGCCATCTGGCCGGTGGTGAACCAGGCCCTGACTGACGCCGGTGTGTCTCTTCAGGATATTGAGCTGATTACCGCCACCCGAGGACCGGGGCTGGTTGGCTCCCTCCTGGTCGGATTTACCTTTGCCAAGGCAGTGGCTCTGGTCCGGCAGATTCCCTGTACCGGGGTAGATCATCTGGCCGGACATCTGCTGGCTATTCTGTTAGAAAAAGAAGAACAACGCCCGACCTTTCCCTACACGGCCCTTGTGGTCTCTGGCGGCAATACCTCACTCTTTGCCGTGGACAGTACAACCGAATTTCGCCTGCTCGGGCGAACCCGTGATGATGCGGCGGGCGAGGCCTTTGACAAGGTGGCAAAATTACTCGACCTCGGTTATCCCGGTGGCCCAACGGTCAGCAGGTTGGCCAAACAGGGCGATGCCGACGCGATTTCTTTCCCCCGGGCCTGGCTGGCCAAAGACAGTCTAGATTTCAGCTTTAGCGGCCTCAAGACCTCGGTGGCGAATTATGTCAACCAATGCCGACAAAAAGACAGGCCTGTGCCAACAGAAGACATTTGCGCTTCTTTTGAACAGGCTGTGGTAGATGTGCTGGTAGAAAAAACCCTTTGTGCTGCTGAGCAAGCTGGTCATCAACAGGTGGTCATCGGTGGTGGCGTTGCTGCCAATAACAAACTCCGGCAACAGCTGAAGGCCCGTTGTGCTGAGGCAGGATTCCGCTGTTTCACCCCATCTCCTGAGTATTGTACTGATAATGCAGCCATGATCGGCCTGGCCGGTTACTTTCAGTTTATTGCTGGCTCCACGGTCGGCCCGGATACTGATGCCTTTTCCCGTTCCCCGCTGAACTAA
- a CDS encoding DUF2062 domain-containing protein, whose protein sequence is MLRSIFRLPRYYFLQIQRLKGDPVYLAKGFAFGVFMGVLPLVPIQTILIIPLSMTLRVSTLAAVIAGAMISNPLTFMPQYYITWKLGNAVLPGRISWDHLKEVLLAIQQNGLLNGIASFSHLGLKTITVLLTGGALIGIPAGIISYFFALKFFRTLRVHRLRKQKLNNKQ, encoded by the coding sequence ATGCTACGAAGCATCTTTCGCCTGCCCAGATATTATTTTCTGCAGATACAACGCCTCAAAGGCGATCCGGTCTATCTGGCCAAGGGCTTCGCCTTTGGGGTCTTCATGGGCGTTTTGCCCCTGGTACCCATTCAGACGATCCTGATCATTCCTCTCAGTATGACTCTGCGGGTCAGCACCCTTGCTGCCGTGATTGCAGGCGCGATGATCAGCAACCCGCTGACCTTTATGCCGCAATACTATATCACCTGGAAACTGGGCAATGCGGTTCTGCCAGGGAGGATTTCCTGGGACCATCTGAAGGAGGTGCTCTTGGCGATACAGCAGAATGGACTCCTCAACGGCATTGCCTCCTTTAGCCATCTCGGGCTCAAGACCATTACAGTGCTGCTCACCGGTGGGGCCTTGATCGGTATTCCAGCGGGTATTATCAGCTATTTTTTTGCCCTGAAATTCTTTCGCACGCTTCGGGTTCACCGCCTGCGGAAACAGAAACTCAATAATAAACAATAA
- the rsmA gene encoding 16S rRNA (adenine(1518)-N(6)/adenine(1519)-N(6))-dimethyltransferase RsmA translates to MVYQKSKTLLKKQGLAASKKLGQNFLVHQHTAERIVDFAHVNKEDTVLEVGVGLGALTRPLAEAAGQVLGLEADSGIIRLHEEQQDLPDNVRLIHQDVLKADCNELVRLSRGNRLKIIANLPYSISSPFLFQLIEQHEQIDFAVIMLQKEVALRLLAQPGTKEYGVPTVMLGTVATVKMLMQVGPEEFHPRPKVDSAVIRLSFHPLPERAAALSAFDRKLLKTIVSSTFGQRRKTLLNGLSSAGLLGKDVLRECIAEAELLPTVRAEQLALEEFVRLTQVIKKRQV, encoded by the coding sequence ATGGTGTATCAGAAAAGCAAAACCCTGCTAAAGAAACAAGGGCTAGCAGCGTCAAAGAAGCTAGGGCAAAACTTCCTTGTCCACCAGCACACAGCAGAACGCATTGTTGATTTTGCCCACGTCAACAAAGAGGACACCGTGCTGGAAGTTGGGGTCGGCCTGGGGGCCCTCACCCGACCCTTGGCCGAAGCTGCCGGGCAGGTCCTGGGACTGGAAGCAGATTCCGGAATTATCCGTCTGCATGAGGAGCAGCAGGACCTTCCTGATAATGTCCGTCTGATTCATCAGGATGTCCTCAAAGCGGATTGCAATGAGTTGGTACGTCTCTCCAGGGGCAACCGGCTAAAAATCATTGCCAATCTCCCCTATTCTATTTCCTCCCCCTTTCTCTTTCAGCTAATTGAGCAGCACGAACAAATAGATTTTGCCGTGATTATGCTCCAAAAGGAGGTAGCCCTGCGCCTGCTTGCTCAGCCAGGGACCAAGGAGTATGGGGTACCAACGGTCATGCTGGGGACGGTTGCCACGGTAAAGATGCTTATGCAGGTGGGACCGGAAGAGTTTCATCCCCGGCCCAAGGTGGATTCTGCGGTGATCCGGCTCTCATTTCACCCTTTGCCAGAGAGGGCCGCAGCCCTAAGCGCCTTTGACCGTAAACTGCTCAAAACCATTGTCAGCAGCACCTTTGGCCAGCGGCGGAAGACCCTGCTTAACGGGCTTTCCTCCGCTGGATTACTCGGTAAAGATGTGTTAAGGGAATGTATTGCAGAAGCCGAACTCCTCCCCACAGTCCGCGCAGAACAACTGGCCCTGGAAGAATTTGTCCGGCTTACTCAGGTGATCAAAAAACGGCAGGTGTAA
- a CDS encoding Kazal-type serine protease inhibitor family protein, whose amino-acid sequence MKFFTWLMSCSVLLLLSGCYYAGPPPQPHTDSPSGSYPGTTPPPPVVPPPVPPPGVCGTVAGWTCPSGEYCDFGIGRCNMPDAQGTCTARPMNCPRVYKPVCGCNGKTYGNRCQAARAGVTLRHRGPCRVVRDHRGIRRR is encoded by the coding sequence ATGAAGTTCTTTACCTGGCTCATGAGTTGTTCTGTCCTGTTGCTGTTAAGCGGCTGTTACTATGCTGGCCCACCACCGCAACCTCATACTGACTCTCCCTCTGGTTCTTATCCTGGGACAACTCCACCGCCGCCGGTGGTGCCCCCTCCAGTGCCCCCGCCGGGCGTTTGCGGGACAGTGGCAGGCTGGACCTGTCCCTCAGGGGAATATTGTGATTTCGGGATTGGCAGGTGCAATATGCCGGATGCGCAGGGAACCTGCACAGCAAGACCGATGAACTGTCCCCGTGTTTATAAACCTGTTTGCGGCTGCAACGGTAAGACCTATGGAAATCGTTGTCAGGCTGCGCGGGCTGGGGTTACTCTCAGGCATCGCGGACCGTGTAGGGTTGTACGTGACCATAGAGGGATCAGGCGTCGGTAA
- a CDS encoding metallophosphatase domain-containing protein translates to MKIAVFSDTHTAHWQVKVPDADILIFAGDMTCCRTNREVVDFNKFLRSLPHKYKVVVAGNHDHRLTDDPEKATALLSEAIYLQDETVVIEGITIYGAPWNPLFNDYACDAFALPRGTVLKEKWDMIPSDIDILVTHVPPSGILDRNGPVSHGCTDLAAIVAARKPKYHIFGHIHNRHGVVKYGETRFINCNVQGKGGVLRSPLLLDYETGEILEVEKEEV, encoded by the coding sequence ATGAAGATAGCAGTTTTTAGTGATACCCATACCGCACATTGGCAGGTCAAGGTCCCGGATGCAGATATTCTCATCTTTGCCGGGGATATGACCTGTTGCAGGACAAATCGTGAGGTTGTAGATTTTAATAAGTTTCTACGTAGTCTGCCCCATAAATATAAGGTCGTGGTTGCTGGCAATCACGACCACAGGCTGACAGATGACCCTGAAAAGGCCACGGCCCTGCTTTCCGAGGCAATATACCTTCAGGATGAAACGGTTGTCATTGAGGGCATCACGATTTATGGAGCCCCCTGGAACCCCCTTTTTAATGATTATGCCTGCGATGCCTTTGCCTTGCCGCGTGGCACGGTGCTCAAAGAAAAATGGGATATGATTCCTTCGGACATTGATATTTTGGTAACCCATGTGCCGCCGTCTGGCATCCTGGATCGAAACGGCCCGGTCTCGCATGGCTGTACAGACCTAGCAGCCATTGTCGCAGCCCGGAAACCGAAGTACCATATTTTCGGCCATATCCATAATCGACATGGTGTAGTAAAGTACGGTGAGACCCGGTTTATTAACTGTAATGTCCAGGGGAAGGGGGGCGTGCTCCGTTCCCCGCTCTTGCTTGATTATGAGACAGGGGAGATCCTGGAGGTGGAAAAGGAGGAGGTGTGA
- a CDS encoding VWA domain-containing protein, whose protein sequence is MKTPHRFFPHTLNPRSLALLLALLLGLLFVETALAGPLQLQAAFDNDTIYSEQPAPHYLEVLVTASQQTNTLRKRLPLNLALVIDTSGSMRDENKLVSVKQAAIALVNRLQPEDRLAIISYNTEAKVVLPSSPVRMEQEARWLIQSLRADGGTNLGAGLIEGYHQLREFASPRTINRVLLLSDGKANVGITSSAELSRMVLQEADAGTSLSTFGVGLDFNEDLMAALSESGRGMYYFIDRPESMKTILAREFNSVERLVVADIQVTITLAPDLRIEQVFANTFAVNGNTISVRFGDLAAGERRRMQIRFQPSRRGPGAVNKAAVVQASYRTPGGGGSGTLSRSIGLAYIKSQQAIAENMDKEVVERSAVFEANFARKEAAQAYDRGEKKQADSILNRVKKKLEGLAASSSRVQQEVSEMEDYQKGLEEPLPARERALEQKRVKYKSQAIEGC, encoded by the coding sequence ATGAAAACACCCCATCGTTTTTTCCCGCACACCCTGAACCCGCGTTCTCTGGCGCTACTTTTGGCTCTATTGCTGGGCCTGTTGTTCGTCGAGACAGCCTTGGCCGGTCCCTTGCAGCTCCAGGCCGCCTTTGATAACGACACGATTTATTCAGAGCAACCAGCGCCTCATTATCTGGAGGTCCTGGTGACGGCTTCTCAGCAGACCAATACCCTGCGCAAGCGTCTGCCGCTCAATCTTGCCCTGGTCATTGATACCTCAGGCTCTATGCGGGACGAGAATAAACTTGTCTCGGTGAAGCAGGCCGCCATTGCCCTGGTCAACCGTCTCCAGCCGGAAGATCGGCTCGCCATCATCTCCTATAATACCGAGGCTAAGGTGGTGCTGCCTTCAAGCCCGGTGCGGATGGAGCAGGAGGCCCGCTGGCTGATCCAGTCCCTGCGGGCAGACGGCGGTACCAATCTCGGGGCTGGCCTCATTGAGGGGTATCATCAACTCCGGGAGTTTGCCAGTCCGCGCACCATCAACCGGGTGCTCCTGCTCTCTGATGGTAAGGCCAATGTGGGCATCACGTCCTCTGCCGAGCTTTCCCGCATGGTCTTGCAGGAGGCCGATGCCGGGACCTCCTTGAGTACCTTTGGGGTGGGCCTGGATTTTAACGAGGATCTGATGGCGGCCCTTTCTGAAAGCGGGCGAGGTATGTATTATTTCATTGATCGTCCAGAAAGCATGAAGACCATCCTGGCCAGGGAGTTTAATTCTGTTGAGCGCCTGGTGGTAGCAGATATCCAGGTGACCATTACCCTGGCCCCGGACCTGCGGATTGAGCAGGTCTTTGCCAATACCTTTGCCGTCAACGGCAATACCATCTCGGTCCGCTTCGGGGACCTGGCTGCTGGCGAGCGGCGTCGTATGCAGATCCGCTTTCAGCCCAGCCGCCGCGGACCTGGTGCGGTGAATAAGGCCGCCGTTGTCCAGGCATCCTACCGTACCCCGGGTGGGGGTGGGTCTGGTACTCTGTCCCGGAGCATCGGTCTGGCCTATATTAAGAGTCAGCAGGCAATCGCTGAGAACATGGATAAGGAGGTTGTTGAGCGTTCTGCTGTCTTTGAGGCCAATTTTGCCCGCAAGGAGGCGGCTCAGGCCTATGATCGGGGAGAGAAAAAACAGGCGGACAGCATCCTGAATCGAGTCAAGAAAAAACTTGAAGGGCTTGCCGCGAGCAGCAGTCGGGTCCAGCAAGAGGTATCGGAGATGGAGGACTATCAGAAAGGTCTTGAGGAACCCCTACCTGCCCGTGAACGGGCCTTAGAGCAAAAGCGAGTTAAGTATAAGAGTCAGGCCATTGAGGGCTGCTGA
- a CDS encoding type I restriction endonuclease has product MDLIDKIKDLAARIPKQLEHIQTEEATKNAFIMPFINALGYDIFNPMEVIPEFTADIGTKKGEKVDYAIKKDDDIIILIECKWCGADLHHDHASQLYRYFSATEARFAILTNGVAYEFYSDIDEPNKMDSKPFFTFDMLSFQDHQVSELKKFTKSAFSLEDILTTASTLKYTSAIKKILEKELADPSEAFVRFFASQIFDGRLTKTVIEQFTDIVKEARKQFINERINERIKSALSANDAQEEEEKQLSQEEPLAQEESNGIVTTEEEIEGYYVVKAILRESVDLSRVIMRDTKSYCGILLDDNNRKPICRLHFNRAQKYLGVMSEKQEEKIPIELIDDIYKYSEQIKATILEYDQDASA; this is encoded by the coding sequence ATGGATTTGATTGACAAAATAAAAGACTTAGCTGCACGGATCCCAAAACAGCTTGAGCATATCCAAACAGAGGAAGCAACCAAGAACGCTTTCATAATGCCTTTTATTAACGCACTTGGCTATGACATCTTTAATCCAATGGAGGTGATTCCTGAATTTACCGCTGATATTGGGACGAAAAAAGGTGAGAAGGTTGATTATGCGATAAAAAAGGATGACGACATCATTATATTAATCGAGTGTAAGTGGTGTGGTGCTGACCTTCATCATGATCATGCTTCGCAGTTATATCGCTATTTTTCAGCAACTGAAGCCCGTTTTGCCATTCTAACGAATGGGGTAGCTTATGAATTCTATTCTGATATCGATGAGCCAAACAAAATGGATTCAAAGCCGTTTTTCACCTTCGATATGCTTTCCTTCCAAGATCATCAAGTCTCTGAGTTGAAAAAGTTTACCAAGTCTGCTTTTTCCCTTGAGGACATCCTTACCACTGCAAGTACACTGAAGTATACCAGTGCGATAAAGAAGATTTTAGAAAAAGAACTGGCTGATCCCTCTGAGGCCTTTGTACGATTCTTTGCATCTCAAATTTTTGATGGTCGTTTAACAAAGACTGTCATTGAACAGTTTACCGATATAGTAAAGGAAGCGAGAAAACAGTTTATTAACGAGAGAATTAATGAGCGTATAAAATCGGCATTATCAGCAAATGATGCTCAAGAAGAGGAAGAAAAACAACTCTCTCAGGAAGAGCCATTAGCACAAGAGGAGAGTAACGGCATAGTCACTACAGAGGAAGAAATCGAAGGGTATTATGTCGTCAAAGCCATTCTTCGAGAAAGTGTAGATCTATCTCGAGTAATAATGCGGGATACAAAGAGTTATTGCGGCATATTACTTGATGATAACAACAGAAAGCCAATTTGCCGGCTTCATTTTAATCGTGCTCAAAAATACTTGGGAGTGATGTCAGAGAAACAGGAAGAGAAAATCCCTATAGAGTTGATTGATGACATTTATAAATATTCTGAGCAAATAAAGGCAACTATCCTTGAGTATGATCAGGATGCCAGCGCGTGA
- the eno gene encoding phosphopyruvate hydratase — protein MTRPTLSAIQAMEILDSRGVPTVRVFVELNNGISASASVPSGASTGENEAIELRDQDRKRYLGKGVLQAVANVRQLIAPALLGMDPFDQALIDQQMIALDGTRNKERLGANAILGVSMAVAKAAAQAAGLPLYRYLGGAGVRRLPAPCMNIVNGGAHADNSVDFQEFMAVPIGAPSFREGLRAVAETFHVLKGILNERGLSTGIGDEGGFAPNFASNEEAMETIIQAIEQAGYRPGEDIALALDSAASSFALEENGAYDLQRSGAGRMDRGQLIELAGSWLAKYPIISWEDPLAEQDWQGFQQFTAQYGDKIEVVGDDIFVTNTEYIARGIKEGTANSVLIKLNQIGTVTETIEAIRMCREAGWRYFLSHRSGETEDTFLADFSVAMDGGHLKSGSASRSERIAKYNRLLEIEQELGTTALYFW, from the coding sequence CTGTTCCCTCAGGTGCCAGCACCGGAGAAAACGAGGCTATTGAACTGCGTGATCAGGATAGGAAACGTTATCTTGGCAAAGGGGTGCTCCAGGCCGTAGCGAATGTCCGCCAGCTCATCGCCCCTGCCTTGCTCGGTATGGATCCCTTTGATCAGGCCCTTATTGATCAGCAGATGATTGCCCTGGACGGCACCAGGAATAAGGAACGATTGGGCGCCAATGCTATCCTCGGGGTGTCCATGGCCGTTGCCAAGGCAGCGGCCCAAGCAGCTGGTCTTCCGCTGTACCGGTATCTGGGTGGGGCCGGAGTACGTCGTCTGCCAGCCCCCTGTATGAATATCGTTAATGGAGGCGCCCATGCGGATAATAGTGTCGACTTTCAGGAGTTCATGGCCGTGCCCATTGGGGCACCCAGCTTTCGTGAGGGCCTGCGGGCGGTGGCCGAGACCTTCCATGTGCTCAAGGGAATCCTTAATGAGCGTGGCCTGTCCACAGGGATCGGTGATGAGGGTGGTTTTGCCCCTAATTTTGCCAGTAATGAAGAGGCCATGGAGACCATCATCCAGGCCATTGAGCAGGCTGGCTATAGGCCTGGGGAGGATATCGCCCTGGCCCTGGACAGCGCGGCCTCGTCCTTTGCCTTGGAGGAAAATGGGGCCTATGACCTGCAGCGTTCCGGGGCAGGGAGGATGGATCGGGGCCAGTTGATTGAGCTGGCCGGTTCCTGGTTGGCAAAATACCCCATCATCTCCTGGGAGGACCCCCTGGCAGAACAGGATTGGCAGGGCTTTCAGCAATTCACCGCCCAATACGGAGACAAGATCGAGGTGGTGGGCGATGATATCTTTGTCACCAATACCGAGTACATCGCTCGGGGCATCAAGGAGGGGACTGCCAACTCGGTCCTGATCAAACTCAATCAGATCGGCACCGTGACCGAGACTATTGAGGCCATCCGCATGTGTCGGGAGGCAGGCTGGCGTTATTTTCTTTCCCATCGCTCAGGCGAGACCGAGGATACCTTTTTGGCAGACTTCTCCGTGGCAATGGATGGAGGACATCTCAAGAGTGGGTCGGCCAGCCGCAGTGAACGGATTGCCAAGTACAACCGGTTGTTGGAGATTGAGCAGGAGCTGGGAACAACGGCGCTGTATTTTTGGTAG